The DNA sequence taaaactTATTCTTTACGTTTAAGTTTTTTTACttcaaaatataaaatattgtaaATTTTAACATTGCATATAAATATTGTGTTAAAATTAAAGTAGTAAACTAGACAATAtagaaaaatataaattaaattattttaaacatGATCAATAAGATAtagtatattttttatttatgttaattcctttaaaataatttcaaaataaaactaacagaatattaaataaataatatatttgtaCATTTTGTCAGATGAAAAATTGAAAGGCGGTAAATGTTTCGCCTAAATGAAATAcatgcacatacattcctaaccCTATCATCTATCCCCGCCTCTTTGTTTCATCTCTCTGCTTCTCTCTCGGGTAATTATTCTTGGACTTCGGGTAAATTTTTGGTTCATATGTTTCTGTTACTACTTGACTCAGTGCAGTGTCTATGTTTTAACCTGTATCTTCCCCCAAGTTCTAAAGCTTTTTTTCACTTGGAGAATCCATTCTCTAATTCAAAGTGGAAAGAAGAGTAAAATCAGTCACTTGTTTGTCTTCATATCAGCATCTGTAATTTTTAGCTTGTCTTTACTTAGCTGTTGATAAGTTTTCTTAATTGCTTGTATTTTGGCCCCtttcaaaatttaaaatactTTGTCTGCTGATTGAAGATAACTTTGTTAGGGTTAGTTGCAATGTGTTCACTAATCTAATTCACTATTGAATATGATGTGCTTTAAGATGTACAAGCACTTTACAACACTTTACAGCTAACCCTCTAAAACGTTCTCCACCAAGTCTATCAAAAACAGGCCATGAAAACCCTAATAAATCTTATTCATCACCTACCTGCCGTTTGCTGAAAAATCTCACATCAATTCACATCTCAGCTTTAATTTCCCTTCTTCATATCGTAAATGGTAGCCGGAAAGAAGACGGTAAATACATTTTCACAGATTTGATTTTTGTGTATTTGTTTTACTTCTTTTAATACCATTTTAACTGTATGTGATATGATTGCAGAAGAAGACTCATGAGAGCATTAACAACAGGCTAGCTCTTGTAATGAAGAGTGGTAAATACACTCTTGGTTACAAAACTGTGCTTGAGTCTCTCAGAAGCTCTAAAGGTGAATTTTAATTGGCTTGTCATTTCTTCATTTTAACAGCTTATTTAGCTTATGGCTAAATTTTTGATATAGTTGATATCTGAAATGGGATTGTGATTTCATGTCTGATTTAAGGTTATGTATTTTGTCGGTGTAATTTTTTGTTATTTTTACTGTTCGGGTTTTTATTGTAGGTAAATTGATCATAATATCGAACAATTGCCCACCATTGAGGAAATCTGAGATTGAATACTATGCCATGCTTGCAAAGGTTGGAGTGCACCACTACAATGGAAGTAAATTTACGAGGATTTATCCCTGCTATTTTTATATGAAATGTTGGCTGAATTGTTACCATTTGATGATTTTGCCTTGCGTCTTTGTCTTACTCACTGTTAGAAATTAAATTCTGGTCTTACTCACTATTAGAAATTAAATTTTGGTCTTACTCACTGTTAGAAATTAAATTCTGGTTATTACTACGAATAATCTAATGTAATTTTTTTTGACAGTGCTTGTATCATCTTAATGGATTTTTGTTATAACCGATGTTTTCCTGTTTCTTCTTGTTTGCACTATTTTCTTGTTAAGTTGTTTTGTTTCGTGTATGGCCTATTGGTAGAGGGTTTTCAGTTTTCACTAGCGGAATAGTTCATATCAATGTGTGTAGGATTGGTTAGATGGCTTGAGAACGTTCTTTATTTGTTATCACTGATTTGAATAGAAGTATCTGTTTAAAGAGAGATTAGATGATGTTACTATCCATTTTGCTCAAAATTTAACGCTGAGACTTGCGAACTTATCCGTTTTGCCAAATTATAAACGATTTGCCTACTATTCAGATTTCATTCGAGTATTTGACCTTAGGTATGTTAGTTCAGTTACCCACACGGACTTGAGAAACTGGTTATTACTACTAATGGTGTTGTATGCAGATAGTGTTGTAAAGTGCTTGTACCATCTAATTCATATACAGTTGTTGCAATTTGTTAGGGTTAGTTGCAATGTGTTCACTAATCTAATTCACTATTGAATATGATGTGCTTTCAGGCTACTGAGATTGGAAAGGCAGCTAACGCATGGCAAATTTGAGTACTGTTTCCTTGAATGTagtttttttttctattttaCTGCAGAATGTCTTTTCATTGCCACTTCTAAGCAAAAGACTTTTCCAAGGGCTGATGGATCATGATAGATTTAGACTTAACTATGAGACTGCACGCTGCATTGGTGTAAGTAagattatttaaaaaaagagtACTGAACTGTTCTTTGTTGCTCTGTTATAGTTTAGTTGTTTTCATTTAGTGAGAATTCGGGCCTGCTATTTTTGTTAATCATTTCTTGTTATCAAGCCTACATTTCATAATCATAAGTAATTGGTTCAGCTAATAATTTGCTCTAAGAGTAAAATTCTCCTAGCAAAGCAGGGAATTTTGGAAAGATTATATGCAAGTTTGGTTAATGTTAGAACTGTGATAAATTTAGATTTCGAATAAATCTCATAATTTATAATTCAGAAAGTATGGTCAATATTATCGGAATCTTACTCAGTTTTATACACATTTTCTAGGCGACTATCACATTTGCTCTTATATTAATTACTGTAGCAatgtaaaataatatatactttCACATTATTTTATCAAGAACTAAAGCAGAGTATTTATCCACAGGCCCACAGAATAATATCCTGAAAGAATCATACCTAAGTTATCTTAAAGTGTTTAGTTCATCATGGTCGTTCTGTGGTTTTTAAATACGACTAAATTGATCTCAATTGACACCTCGATTTTCTCGAGTATGTTTATCAATGCAACCATGTAACAGTTATCTGATAAATTAAGTAGATGTAAGATGAGATCCATCTGACAACTCCGTCAAATCCCCTGGAAACTTGATCAGATGACCTGGTCAGGGTTTTCGGTATCTGGCTCTTGAACTAGTATGTTGCTCATGGCTCAACTTCCTAGCCCAACTATGAATAAGCATTTTCATTGATCGGTCTCAGGCAACAAGTTGGGTTTTCTGCTACTGATCTTATAAACTTGGTAATGTTGTAGGCACCGTCATTCTCATAGATGTTCCAGTTCACTTGAGAAGCATCCAGTTGATCAATGGAAAAAGCATGGTATTTCAATTTAAGGGTGATTACTTTGGTAACTGCGGATACCTTAATATTGATtgaatatattaaatatttaatatttgacTGTGATGATTTTGCGTATTATAATAAAGAGTTGTTTTACCTAAAGTAATTATAATAGCTCTATCATTTGAAGACTGTTTTGAGCTCTTTGACCCGGGAACAGTCTTCTGTTAAGCTCACTTTACATTTTGTAAGTAGATTACTGAAATTACATTTACATCCAGAAATTTGGACGAATCAGGAATACATTTTATTTCCTTATGCCTCACAGTTTACTTTCTTTTGACCTCTGATAGATTGTCTACTTCACGGGTGTTATAAAGGTGGCAGATGTTGTATCTATATTGAGGAGTAATAGCCATAATGGTTATCCTGTAAGTTAGATGCTCTAGTTTGGTACATTGTTTAATCTTTATAAATGCTTAAGGTTGTTGTTTTTTTGGAAATGTTAAGGTTGTAGATCACATAAGAAGTGGAGAAACGCTTGTTATTGGACTTATACGCAGGAAGTATTAGATATTGGTTTGTTTAAATTCCTTATTTGCCATATTTCAAGGGGATTATTGTTCTAGGAAGATCAAGTAATAATAGTGGATTAAGAGTGCCTCAAGCAACAAGTACTTCTATTTCTCTTCTTTTTTATTCAGTATCAGGCCTCAAGCACGAAGTAGGCTTGGCTGTAGAGTGGTCTGTTGATGAGCAGTACAGGTTGGAGGAAGGACTTACCAAGTAGGTAGCCTCTTCCAAATTAAATAAGTTTTGTGTGTGATTCTTACTTGTTTTTCTTTTagtaaattttaatataattcgCGTAGCTAGCATCTATTGCAAAATCCTCATTTTCCCTGTCTAAGTCCAAAATGCATTTTGCATTAATTCTTATGCAATTTGGTGTGACTTGTGTACAGGAGCAAGGAATGGTGACTGAGGGAGAACAAGTACCTCTCTGCTGGTTAGTTTGTATCCAGAGTAGGAAAGTGTAGAAGGGCAAAAAGTGCTTCTCTGCCCGGCTATTTTGTATAATTTCATATCAAAGGATAGTCGATGAGTAGTCTTTTCCTATCTAAGGATAGCTTGGATTTAATGTTGTAGTTGTTGGAGTTGGAGATGAGACTCTTATCTAGTGGTATGGTTTGGAGAATTGAGACTGTTATTTAATAGTTTGGTTCAAAAAATTGAGACTCATGTATGTaaatttcatattttattaattatatatggGATTGTTACATTTGATTATTCTAGTGTAATATATGTTTACATATATAGTGTTATATTACATATGCTAGTGTTGCTTAATTACAAAAAAATGGTGTTATATTAGATAAAACAGACTGTTACAACTGGCTGTGGGACCCACAGACCCCACCTTGTGGGTCCCACTTATGCAATCTTGATCAAGCTATTGTATCACTCATTTTGTGTTACATTTGGGTCTGTTAGTGTTACAGTAGGTGCCTATTGTAACGTTTTTCtctctgttacaatagatcagtgaagtgttacattagggtATCTATTGTAATGCTCATATACGTAACGCCCCATGATGTTACAATAGACCAATTGTAACGCTTTTGGGGCCTATTGTAACATcatttaggcattacaatagcccacttatggcgtagtgaaaTCAAGGCATTAAGATAGAGCGAGACATGGGAGTTAGTTCATAAACCTAAAGAAGTATGCCCTATTACGTGTAAATggatttataaattaaaattttgaccTGATGGATCTATCGAGAGACACAAAGCTCGATTGGTGGCTCGAGGCTTTTCTCATAAGTACGGTCtcgattatgatgaaacattcaGTCCCGTAGAAAATATTACAACTATAAGAGTGTTACTAGCACTTGCAGCAACAAAGTcttggaaattaaggaaaatgaTGTAAAAAACGCCTTTTTACATGGAGAGCTAGATCGAAGCATTTACATGGAACAACCAGAGGGGTTTCGCAGTAAGGCACACCCAGAATATGTTTGCAAACTCAAGAAAGCTCTTTATGGTTTAAAATAGGTTCCACGAGCTTGGTACGCAAAAATTGCTGAGTTTCTTGTGAAAAGTGGTTACTCAATCACTCCATCTGATTCAAGTATGTTTGTAAAATATTCAGGTGGAAAGATATCAGTAGTGTTGACCTATGTTGATTATTTAATCATCACCGGAGACCATGAAAAGGAGATTAATGAAATTAGAGCTAATGTATCGGTTCGGTTTCAAATGAAGGAGCTCGGAAAACTACAACACTTCCTAGGTCTCGAGGTACAACAAACTAAAGAAGGAActtttttgttccaacaaaagTATGCGAAGGACATACTTGAAAAGTTTGGCATGCTTGATTGCAAGCCTATATCAACTcctatagagccaaatataaagTTATGCGCAATCGAAGGGCAAAAACTTAAGGATTCTACCATGTACGTGCAACTTGTAGGATGTCTTATCTATTTAACAATTATGAGgacagacattatgtt is a window from the Apium graveolens cultivar Ventura chromosome 1, ASM990537v1, whole genome shotgun sequence genome containing:
- the LOC141674317 gene encoding large ribosomal subunit protein eL30-like isoform X1; this translates as MVAGKKTKKTHESINNRLALVMKSGKYTLGYKTVLESLRSSKGKLIIISNNCPPLRKSEIEYYAMLAKVGVHHYNGSKFTRIYPCYFYMKCWLNCYHLMILPCVFVLLTVRN
- the LOC141674317 gene encoding large ribosomal subunit protein eL30-like isoform X2 — encoded protein: MVAGKKTKKTHESINNRLALVMKSGKYTLGYKTVLESLRSSKGKLIIISNNCPPLRKSEIEYYAMLAKATEIGKAANAWQI